Proteins encoded within one genomic window of Carassius carassius chromosome 22, fCarCar2.1, whole genome shotgun sequence:
- the LOC132099098 gene encoding shaker-related potassium channel tsha2-like codes for MTVVPGENLEETVALAALSQDVYDHERADQECCERVVINISGLRFETQLKTLAQFPATLLGDPRKRMRFFDPLRNEYFFDRNRPSFDAILYYYQSGGRLRRPVNVPVDIFMEEIKFYELGEEVIENFREDEGFIKEEERPLPENEFQRQVWLLFEYPESSGPARGIAIVSVLVILISIVIFCLETLPEFREDGKMNEESLALNGTASSKKPNPFTDPFFIVETLCIIWFSFELLVRFLACPSKPAFFKNIMNTIDIVAIIPYFITLGLELAEHQGNGQQAMSLAILRVIRLVRVFRIFKLSRHSKGLQILGKTLQASMRELGLLIFFLFIGVILFSSAVYFAETDDPDSGFSSIPDAFWWAVVSMTTVGYGDMCPVTIGGKIVGSLCAIAGVLTIALPVPVIVSNFNYFYHRETEHEEQMEYTHVTCGQQQPSFGEFKTSDSKPSLAKSDYLDSEDGDSVKYTNCSPHKAHTGRLTGE; via the coding sequence ATGACTGTGGTGCCCGGGGAGAACCTCGAAGAGACTGTGGCATTGGCAGCCCTGTCCCAAGATGTTTACGACCATGAACGGGCAGACCAGGAGTGCTGCGAGCGGGTGGTTATCAACATCTCCGGCTTGCGCTTCGAAACCCAACTAAAAACACTAGCGCAGTTCCCCGCCACCTTGCTCGGTGACCCCAGGAAAAGAATGCGCTTCTTCGACCCTCTGAGGAACGAGTACTTCTTCGACAGGAACCGACCGAGCTTTGATGCCATCCTCTACTACTATCAGTCTGGAGGCAGGCTGAGGAGACCCGTCAATGTTCCCGTGGACATCTTTATGGAGGAGATCAAATTCTACGAGTTAGGAGAAGAAGTCATTGAGAATTTTAGGGAGGACGAGGGGTTCATCAAGGAGGAAGAGCGACCTTTGCCCGAAAACGAGTTTCAGAGACAGGTCTGGCTTCTGTTCGAGTACCCCGAGAGCTCTGGACCCGCGAGGGGCATCGCAATCGTCTCGGTGCTCGTCATCTTGATATCAATTGTCATCTTTTGCTTGGAGACTTTACCTGAGTTTAGGGAGGATGGGAAAATGAACGAGGAGAGCCTCGCACTCAATGGAACTGCTAGTTCAAAGAAGCCCAATCCATTCACAGACCCCTTCTTTATTGTGGAGACCCTTTGTATAATCTGGTTCTCTTTTGAATTGCTCGTGAGGTTCCTCGCGTGCCCAAGCAAGCCCGCCTTCTTCAAGAATATAATGAACACGATTGACATCGTGGCTATTATCCCCTACTTCATCACTTTGGGTCTGGAGTTGGCCGAGCATCAGGGTAACGGCCAGCAGGCGATGTCTCTGGCCATCCTGAGGGTCATTCGCTTGGTTCGGGTGTTCCGCATATTCAAGCTTTCCAGACACTCAAAAGGGCTTCAGATCTTGGGAAAGACCCTGCAAGCGAGCATGCGAGAGCTGGGTCTTCTCATATTCTTCCTTTTCATTGGAGTTATACTGTTCTCCAGCGCCGTGTATTTCGCCGAGACGGACGACCCCGACTCGGGGTTCAGCAGCATCCCCGATGCCTTCTGGTGGGCAGTTGTTTCCATGACCACTGTGGGCTACGGGGACATGTGCCCAGTCACCATCGGTGGCAAAATAGTGGGCTCTTTATGTGCCATCGCCGGTGTGCTCACCATTGCGCTTCCAGTGCCCGTCATCGTGTCCAATTTCAATTACTTCTACCACAGGGAGACCGAGCACGAGGAACAGATGGAGTACACGCACGTGACGTGTGGCCAGCAGCAGCCCTCGTTTGGTGAATTTAAAACGAGTGACAGCAAACCGTCCCTTGCTAAATCAGACTATTTGGATTCAGAGGATGGAGATTCAGTCAAGTACACCAACTGCAGCCCCCATAAAGCACACACAGGGAGGCTTACTGGTGAATGA